From the Lepisosteus oculatus isolate fLepOcu1 chromosome 1, fLepOcu1.hap2, whole genome shotgun sequence genome, one window contains:
- the neil3 gene encoding endonuclease 8-like 3 isoform X1, which yields MVEGPGCTINGEKIRSRVQKGQKVKEIKGGATLQNGPHAGSLQSFTGCQFTGVETLGKELFMYFGLRALRVHFGMNGSLRINPSERQDRGGMPSALEVSLTKDTVCFFESTVEIRLTADCQQKVRAFESLDVCSPKFSFSRAEDEIRKQRNDILCDVLLDQNVLPGVGNIIKNEALFDSGLHPAVKVSQLTELQIRHLVKMTRDFTLLFYKCRKSGSPLYKHYKVYKRPTCGQCNGRITVCRLGENRRMTYFCHHCQNQDPGQVDVNKLPVRNSLVGLVYQGRMQSNDHIAKKEEEEWTCELCTLINQPSAKSCNACLTPRPKLSKVEINEEFSSFTRDLIKFPHNAFAKPQEEIKLNRKTVFGTSTLVITDFSRKPSPLTSPQLNSEKSNLNPLVTHSSLNKHSFIQGKTGPNYTLTGSSSKSSEPSGREYASSFHQPTKKMKMDRSSFLSNNAQTWNSNSVFSEPGVNKTDGSAPASHGKPCCTTHRQQCALRVVKKEGENKGRQFFTCSLPRETQCGFFEWADLHFPTCHHGKRCLMRTVLKLGPNNGRDFYVCPLGKTKQCDFFQWVENSPADRP from the exons ATGGTGGAAGGACCTGGGTGCACAATAAACGGGGAAAAAATCCGCTCTAGAGTTCAGAAAGGACAAAAAGTGAAAGAGATTAAAGGAGGGGCAACACTG CAGAATGGACCTCATGCTGGATCTCTTCAGAGTTTCACTGGCTGTCAGTTCACAGGGGTGGAGACTCTGGGAAAGGAGCTCTTTATGTACTTTGGTCTGAGAGCGCTCAG AGTCCATTTTGGGATGAACGGCTCATTGCGTATCAACCCCAgcgagagacaggacagaggagGAATGCCATCTGCCCTGGAAGTTAGTTTGACCAAGGATACTGTGTGCTTTTTTGAGTCAACAGTTGAAATCAG ACTCACTGCTGATTGTCAACAGAAAGTTAGGGCATTTGAAAGCCTGGATGTTTGCTCTCCTAAATTCAGCTTCTCCAGAGCAGAGGATGAGATCAGGAAGCAGAGAAATGACATTCTTTGTGATGTGCTGCTGGACCAGAATGTTTTACCAGGAGTTGGAAACATCATCAAAAATGAAGCTCTTTTTGACAGCGGACTGCACCCTGCTGTtaag GTTAGCCAGCTGACAGAACTGCAGATTCGCCACCTTGTGAAAATGACCCGTGATTTTACCCTTCTCTTTTACAAG tgtCGGAAATCCGGGTCTCCACTTTACAAACATTACAAGGTGTACAAGCGTCCTACATGTGGCCAATGTAATGGACGAATCACTGTCTGCCGACTTGGGGAGAACAGACGGATGACATACTTCTGTCACCATTGTCAAAATCAAGACCCAGGCCAGGTTGATGTTAA caaACTTCCAGTCAGGAATAGTTTAGTAGGCTTGGTATATCAAGGAAGGATGCAGTCTAATGATCACATTGCCAAAAAGGAAGAAGAGGAATGGACTTGTGAACTCTGCACTTTGATAAACCAGCCAAGTGCTAAAAGCTGTAATGCCTGTTTAACACCTAGGCCTAAAC TTTCTAAAGTGGAGATTAATGAAGAGTTTTCATCTTTTACTAGAGATTTGATCAAATTTCCTCATAATGCCTTTGCCAAGCCCCAAGAGGAGATTAAACTCAACAGAAAAACTGTGTTTGGAACCTCTACACTTGTCATTACAGATTTCAGCAGAAAGCCTTCCCCATTGACAAGTCCCCAGCTAAATTCTGAGAAAAGTAATTTGAATCCTTTGGTCACACACAGCAGTTTGAATAAACACAGTTTTATCCAGGGGAAAACAGGTCCTAATTACACTCTTACTGGCTCTTCGAGCAAAAGCTCAGAGCCGTCTGGCAGGGAATATGCCTCTTCCTTCCATCAGccaacaaagaaaatgaaaatggataGATCCTCTTTTTTAAGTAACAATGCACAAACCTGGAATTCTAACTCAGTATTCAG tgaaCCTGGTGTTAACAAGACAGATGGCTCAGCTCCAGCATCTCATGGGAAGCCGTGCTGCACCACCCACAGACAGCAGTGTGCTCTCAGGGTCGTAAAGAAGGAGGGTGAAAACAAAGGAAGACAGTTCTTTACGTGTTCTTTACCACGAGAGACCCAGTGTGGTTTTTTTGAG tgggCTGATTTACATTTCCCCACCTGTCATCATGGTAAACGGTGCCTCATGAGAACTGTGCTGAAACTCGGCCCCAATAATGGACGGGACTTTTATGTCTGTCCTCTAGGAAAGACTAAGCAGTGTGACTTTTTCCAGTGGGTTGAAAACAGCCCAGCAGACAGGCCGTAA
- the neil3 gene encoding endonuclease 8-like 3 isoform X3 yields the protein MVEGPGCTINGEKIRSRVQKGQKVKEIKGGATLQNGPHAGSLQSFTGCQFTGVETLGKELFMYFGLRALRVHFGMNGSLRINPSERQDRGGMPSALEVSLTKDTVCFFESTVEISFSRAEDEIRKQRNDILCDVLLDQNVLPGVGNIIKNEALFDSGLHPAVKVSQLTELQIRHLVKMTRDFTLLFYKCRKSGSPLYKHYKVYKRPTCGQCNGRITVCRLGENRRMTYFCHHCQNQDPGQVDVNKLPVRNSLVGLVYQGRMQSNDHIAKKEEEEWTCELCTLINQPSAKSCNACLTPRPKLSKVEINEEFSSFTRDLIKFPHNAFAKPQEEIKLNRKTVFGTSTLVITDFSRKPSPLTSPQLNSEKSNLNPLVTHSSLNKHSFIQGKTGPNYTLTGSSSKSSEPSGREYASSFHQPTKKMKMDRSSFLSNNAQTWNSNSVFSEPGVNKTDGSAPASHGKPCCTTHRQQCALRVVKKEGENKGRQFFTCSLPRETQCGFFEWADLHFPTCHHGKRCLMRTVLKLGPNNGRDFYVCPLGKTKQCDFFQWVENSPADRP from the exons ATGGTGGAAGGACCTGGGTGCACAATAAACGGGGAAAAAATCCGCTCTAGAGTTCAGAAAGGACAAAAAGTGAAAGAGATTAAAGGAGGGGCAACACTG CAGAATGGACCTCATGCTGGATCTCTTCAGAGTTTCACTGGCTGTCAGTTCACAGGGGTGGAGACTCTGGGAAAGGAGCTCTTTATGTACTTTGGTCTGAGAGCGCTCAG AGTCCATTTTGGGATGAACGGCTCATTGCGTATCAACCCCAgcgagagacaggacagaggagGAATGCCATCTGCCCTGGAAGTTAGTTTGACCAAGGATACTGTGTGCTTTTTTGAGTCAACAGTTGAAATCAG CTTCTCCAGAGCAGAGGATGAGATCAGGAAGCAGAGAAATGACATTCTTTGTGATGTGCTGCTGGACCAGAATGTTTTACCAGGAGTTGGAAACATCATCAAAAATGAAGCTCTTTTTGACAGCGGACTGCACCCTGCTGTtaag GTTAGCCAGCTGACAGAACTGCAGATTCGCCACCTTGTGAAAATGACCCGTGATTTTACCCTTCTCTTTTACAAG tgtCGGAAATCCGGGTCTCCACTTTACAAACATTACAAGGTGTACAAGCGTCCTACATGTGGCCAATGTAATGGACGAATCACTGTCTGCCGACTTGGGGAGAACAGACGGATGACATACTTCTGTCACCATTGTCAAAATCAAGACCCAGGCCAGGTTGATGTTAA caaACTTCCAGTCAGGAATAGTTTAGTAGGCTTGGTATATCAAGGAAGGATGCAGTCTAATGATCACATTGCCAAAAAGGAAGAAGAGGAATGGACTTGTGAACTCTGCACTTTGATAAACCAGCCAAGTGCTAAAAGCTGTAATGCCTGTTTAACACCTAGGCCTAAAC TTTCTAAAGTGGAGATTAATGAAGAGTTTTCATCTTTTACTAGAGATTTGATCAAATTTCCTCATAATGCCTTTGCCAAGCCCCAAGAGGAGATTAAACTCAACAGAAAAACTGTGTTTGGAACCTCTACACTTGTCATTACAGATTTCAGCAGAAAGCCTTCCCCATTGACAAGTCCCCAGCTAAATTCTGAGAAAAGTAATTTGAATCCTTTGGTCACACACAGCAGTTTGAATAAACACAGTTTTATCCAGGGGAAAACAGGTCCTAATTACACTCTTACTGGCTCTTCGAGCAAAAGCTCAGAGCCGTCTGGCAGGGAATATGCCTCTTCCTTCCATCAGccaacaaagaaaatgaaaatggataGATCCTCTTTTTTAAGTAACAATGCACAAACCTGGAATTCTAACTCAGTATTCAG tgaaCCTGGTGTTAACAAGACAGATGGCTCAGCTCCAGCATCTCATGGGAAGCCGTGCTGCACCACCCACAGACAGCAGTGTGCTCTCAGGGTCGTAAAGAAGGAGGGTGAAAACAAAGGAAGACAGTTCTTTACGTGTTCTTTACCACGAGAGACCCAGTGTGGTTTTTTTGAG tgggCTGATTTACATTTCCCCACCTGTCATCATGGTAAACGGTGCCTCATGAGAACTGTGCTGAAACTCGGCCCCAATAATGGACGGGACTTTTATGTCTGTCCTCTAGGAAAGACTAAGCAGTGTGACTTTTTCCAGTGGGTTGAAAACAGCCCAGCAGACAGGCCGTAA
- the neil3 gene encoding endonuclease 8-like 3 isoform X2, protein MVEGPGCTINGEKIRSRVQKGQKVKEIKGGATLNGPHAGSLQSFTGCQFTGVETLGKELFMYFGLRALRVHFGMNGSLRINPSERQDRGGMPSALEVSLTKDTVCFFESTVEIRLTADCQQKVRAFESLDVCSPKFSFSRAEDEIRKQRNDILCDVLLDQNVLPGVGNIIKNEALFDSGLHPAVKVSQLTELQIRHLVKMTRDFTLLFYKCRKSGSPLYKHYKVYKRPTCGQCNGRITVCRLGENRRMTYFCHHCQNQDPGQVDVNKLPVRNSLVGLVYQGRMQSNDHIAKKEEEEWTCELCTLINQPSAKSCNACLTPRPKLSKVEINEEFSSFTRDLIKFPHNAFAKPQEEIKLNRKTVFGTSTLVITDFSRKPSPLTSPQLNSEKSNLNPLVTHSSLNKHSFIQGKTGPNYTLTGSSSKSSEPSGREYASSFHQPTKKMKMDRSSFLSNNAQTWNSNSVFSEPGVNKTDGSAPASHGKPCCTTHRQQCALRVVKKEGENKGRQFFTCSLPRETQCGFFEWADLHFPTCHHGKRCLMRTVLKLGPNNGRDFYVCPLGKTKQCDFFQWVENSPADRP, encoded by the exons ATGGTGGAAGGACCTGGGTGCACAATAAACGGGGAAAAAATCCGCTCTAGAGTTCAGAAAGGACAAAAAGTGAAAGAGATTAAAGGAGGGGCAACACTG AATGGACCTCATGCTGGATCTCTTCAGAGTTTCACTGGCTGTCAGTTCACAGGGGTGGAGACTCTGGGAAAGGAGCTCTTTATGTACTTTGGTCTGAGAGCGCTCAG AGTCCATTTTGGGATGAACGGCTCATTGCGTATCAACCCCAgcgagagacaggacagaggagGAATGCCATCTGCCCTGGAAGTTAGTTTGACCAAGGATACTGTGTGCTTTTTTGAGTCAACAGTTGAAATCAG ACTCACTGCTGATTGTCAACAGAAAGTTAGGGCATTTGAAAGCCTGGATGTTTGCTCTCCTAAATTCAGCTTCTCCAGAGCAGAGGATGAGATCAGGAAGCAGAGAAATGACATTCTTTGTGATGTGCTGCTGGACCAGAATGTTTTACCAGGAGTTGGAAACATCATCAAAAATGAAGCTCTTTTTGACAGCGGACTGCACCCTGCTGTtaag GTTAGCCAGCTGACAGAACTGCAGATTCGCCACCTTGTGAAAATGACCCGTGATTTTACCCTTCTCTTTTACAAG tgtCGGAAATCCGGGTCTCCACTTTACAAACATTACAAGGTGTACAAGCGTCCTACATGTGGCCAATGTAATGGACGAATCACTGTCTGCCGACTTGGGGAGAACAGACGGATGACATACTTCTGTCACCATTGTCAAAATCAAGACCCAGGCCAGGTTGATGTTAA caaACTTCCAGTCAGGAATAGTTTAGTAGGCTTGGTATATCAAGGAAGGATGCAGTCTAATGATCACATTGCCAAAAAGGAAGAAGAGGAATGGACTTGTGAACTCTGCACTTTGATAAACCAGCCAAGTGCTAAAAGCTGTAATGCCTGTTTAACACCTAGGCCTAAAC TTTCTAAAGTGGAGATTAATGAAGAGTTTTCATCTTTTACTAGAGATTTGATCAAATTTCCTCATAATGCCTTTGCCAAGCCCCAAGAGGAGATTAAACTCAACAGAAAAACTGTGTTTGGAACCTCTACACTTGTCATTACAGATTTCAGCAGAAAGCCTTCCCCATTGACAAGTCCCCAGCTAAATTCTGAGAAAAGTAATTTGAATCCTTTGGTCACACACAGCAGTTTGAATAAACACAGTTTTATCCAGGGGAAAACAGGTCCTAATTACACTCTTACTGGCTCTTCGAGCAAAAGCTCAGAGCCGTCTGGCAGGGAATATGCCTCTTCCTTCCATCAGccaacaaagaaaatgaaaatggataGATCCTCTTTTTTAAGTAACAATGCACAAACCTGGAATTCTAACTCAGTATTCAG tgaaCCTGGTGTTAACAAGACAGATGGCTCAGCTCCAGCATCTCATGGGAAGCCGTGCTGCACCACCCACAGACAGCAGTGTGCTCTCAGGGTCGTAAAGAAGGAGGGTGAAAACAAAGGAAGACAGTTCTTTACGTGTTCTTTACCACGAGAGACCCAGTGTGGTTTTTTTGAG tgggCTGATTTACATTTCCCCACCTGTCATCATGGTAAACGGTGCCTCATGAGAACTGTGCTGAAACTCGGCCCCAATAATGGACGGGACTTTTATGTCTGTCCTCTAGGAAAGACTAAGCAGTGTGACTTTTTCCAGTGGGTTGAAAACAGCCCAGCAGACAGGCCGTAA